The Mytilus edulis chromosome 4, xbMytEdul2.2, whole genome shotgun sequence nucleotide sequence CGTGGACTATTCCCTTTATATACTACGAAAACTATTCGCCATTACACATCAATTTGAAATAACATCGCATTGCAATAAATAAATGACCATATTACGTAATATTTTATCTGATTGTTCGAAGACAATGTGCGAAATGGCAAATAAAACTGTCTGAttcatatttatcaataaattgtcATGTAAGCAGAAGTAAATTTAAATTGTGGTTTTTGAAATAACGTTTCACATTAGTTTTGAAACTAAGTATTATGAATGTAGAATGACTAGTGTGAAAAACATCAAACAttactagaaaaaaataaatttctataCATCAGGGTCAACACTAATGTGCAGGCAAGAATGCGGAAAGCACGTTTACACAGATGTATAAAAGAGAATGATTGCTGATCATTTATACGTACCATTGATATCATCGAGAGATAGAACACCAGGTAtaaccatttcaaattaataattaTACTCTCGAGTAAATATCTTGAACAATGCTtcacatttataaatatttagtgACATATGATAACACTGGTTATATATCTCAACATtattattcatatttgtttttctcaatgcATCTTGAATTGAAAACAAGAACTATTTAtactttttgtcagattttccTTATTATTTTTAATCTATTACAGTCAGGATGAATACATTTATAACCGTACTCCTAGTGTCCGTTGCATTTGCAAATGCTGTACCCAGATATGGCGGCGGCAAAGGAGGTAAGTTGTTTTCATTTACATTATATGATTTTCGCTATATTTCACAAAATATAGGACAAATTCAAAAGGGATTACATTCAATACCTTTTTGGGCAATGATTCTATTTATTCTAATttgtttgaatattattttaagtattttggTGATCTATAATTAGTTGCTGGaataattcttaaaaacaatTAATATTGATTTTCGACAATATGATATTCATTCTCAGACTTGATTCATTTTCATGACGAATCTTTCATGACTTAGATTAACGATTGTGGATGGTCTGTTGAACGTCCAAGggcttatatttatatatcatgcaCACATAGTACAAGCAAGAACAAGAATTAAGTACATGAAGGgataaattacaaaaaacaaaccAACCTGGTCTTTAAACTTCTAACTGTGCAATTACGGATTCCTCAGTTTGTTGTGGAAAAGGAATTTATTACGTGTAAAGAGCGGTGAACTCTCCAAGACTAAATGCACGTTACTGTGTCACGTAACGTGACACTACAAAAGCGCCGTTTTTCAAATGTACACGATTTAACATACTCTTGGTAGAACTTTCAAAAATAGGCTACCTCCAAATGTCAGAATAAAGATATTCTCAACTCTTTTTATTATATCTTACTGTAAATACTTAGGTATGGTAATTGTTTCGCTTGGATTTAGTTCTATACAAATCTGTATAAACGAATTCAGATTTTATTTTGGGATAAGTTTGTAGACGTCCCTGATATTACGTCTAAAAACCGATTTGTCATATGAAGCGAGAAATAATTTTAGATGATAATACGCATCTCGTCTGTAAAATATAATCACAAAAAGGATATTTATAGAAATATGGAAccaattttatttacaatatcgATAACAAAAGACAAAGAAAGTTTATAGAAAAATGACTGTAAATTTAActagaaaatcataaaaattctctaaacaacaaaatatgtttttttatcatttaatataGTTGTATGAATTATTTCAGTAGGTGGATCAACCATTGGGTCAATTGATGGATCTATTGGCGGAAATGTTGGAGGTGGCTTCGGAAGTGGACTTTCTAGTTCTCTCCGTGGTGCTTTTAGCGGAAACTTGGGTGGTGGCATTGGAAGCGGAATCGGAGGCGTAGATGTATCTAACTCTCTCAATGCTGCTCTTAGTGGAAATTTGGGAGGTGGTCTAGGAGGTGGGTTCGGCGGCAGTGGACTATCTAGTTCACTCAACGCTGCTTTAAATGGAAACTTGGCCGGAGGCATTGGAGGTGGTCTTGGAGGCAGTGGAATATCTAATTCTCTTGCTGGTGCTCTAAGCGGAAATTTGGGAGGTAGTCTAGGAGGTGGGCTCGGCGGTAGTAGGCTATCTAGTTCTCTCAACGCTGCTTTAAGCGGAAATTTGGTAGGTAGTCTAGGAAGCGGTATTGGCGGCAGTGGTATTTCAGGTTCTCTGGCTGGTGCTCTTAGCGGAAATTTGGGAGGTGGAATTAGTGGTGTTGGTGCCGGAAGATCTATCTCCATCAGCATTAGTGCATACCTTAGATTGATTTCCTACATCTCTGCTCTTCAACAAACAATCTCTGCCAATACCTTAGCAGCAAGTTTGAGCGGTGGAATCAGTGGTGGAATCAGTGGAGGAATTGGTGGTGGAGTAGGAGCTGGATTAACTGGTGGTGCTGGATCTAACTTTGCTGGACAATTTGACGGTGGATTTGCTGGTTCTGTTGGCAGATCTGGATCCGGAACTGGAGTAGGAAGCAGCGGATTTGGTGGACAATTCGGAAGTGGATTTAGTGCACAAAGTGGAAATATCGGAGGTATGGGAGGAGCCGGCGGTTTAAGTGGAGGACTTTCCGGAGGATTGAGTGGTGGTGGAATTTCTGGTGGTCTAGGAGGTGGTATTGGAGGTGGTGCAGGAGGAATCAGCAGTGCTAGCCTTCAAGGTCAGTATTCTATGTAAAAAAGTTAAACAAGTAAAAAACAGGAAttcttaaatatgaaattttgcgATACTTAATATGTATGAAGGAACGATATTagaaaagataaacaaaacattttattaagtgctgtaaataacattaatcatttaataaatatCGACTGAAGATAGAGTACGATTTCCCtcgttcttttttttcttttttacaggGATGGGGGTTGGGGTGCAGTTCAACCATGTGAATGCCTTGAATCGGACGCCATTGAtaattcttatgtagacgaacgtTAGCACTGGCGTAACTAATAATGAACCTGGAATGTGTAAGCAATGATCTGCTGTTTGCCACAGTTTTCCCATTGAGTAAAATTACGCGTTGTTGTGTTTCTATTATTCTTTTTAACTTCATTTATAATCTTTATGTCGTTGTCAGCTGCTCTTCAAGGAAGTGTAAGCAGTGGACAATTTGACGGTGGATTTTCTGGTTCTGTTGGCAGATCTGGATCCGGAACTGGAGTAGGAAGCAGCGGATTTGGTGGACAATTCGGAAGTGGATTTAGTGCACAAAGTGGAAATATCGGAGGTATGGGAGGAGCCGGCGGTTTAAGTGGAGGACTTTCCGGAGGATTGAGTGGTGGTGGAATTTCTGGTGGTCTAGGAGGTGGTATTGGAGGTAGTGCAGGAGGAATCAGCAGTGCTAGCCTTCAAGGTCAGTATTCTATGTAGAAAagttaaacaaatttaaacaggaattcttaaatatgaaattttgagaTGCGATACTTAATATGAAGGAAAGGTATTAGAAGggaaatatacaaaacatttcattaaggatgtttgcttgtgaATAACAttaataatttcataaacatcGACTTAAGATGGCATACAATTTCCTTTGTTTTTCCCCTTTTTAGTAGAATGGGGTCGGGGGTACAGTTAAACCATGTGATTGCCTTGCATTGGAAGCCATTGATAATTCTTATGTCAGCACTAGTGTAACTTATTACGAACCTGAAATGTGTAAATAATGATCTGCTGTATAACAGATTTCCCATTGAGTAAAACTACGCGTTGCTGTGTATGTATTATTCTTTATAACTTCATCTATAATCTGTATGCTGTTTTCAGCTGCTCTTCAAGGAAGCGTAAGCAGTGGATTCGGTGGCAGATCTGTTGGAAAAGGTAAGCTTTTTAACAAGtttaagatataaaaagataGATATAATGATTTTAATAATACAATAGTAACATGTACAGTGTACTCGATAGTTAGGGCTAATTTACCTAATGTTTTTTTAGTCACTAAGAAAAAAACACGAAAGTAACTAAAACCTACAATTCTATTATCAAACAGTCTTTGTAATTTACTCTAAAACTTTTTCCGAAATTTTACATCTTTACCTAACAACCAGAATGTAATGATTcgtataaaatataatattacagTCTTTTTTAACATAACACAAACCGTCGGTTTTCtagtttgaatagttttacaattttcatttttaggtATTTAATATTACTAAATACGATATGTAATTGGTCACAATTGAAGGTCCTTTGTCGCTTATTTCCATGTGCTTTGGTGTCTGACGATGGCGAATTGATTCGTTTCCAATCCTTTATCTTCTGATTCATAATATGCTCAAATAGGAAAAGTGATCAATTACAGCGTACATTTAATTGGTCTCGCCCATTCAGGGTCAAACTCTATTTGAAAGTGTAAtctatgtttattttttgttaaatgtgtATGCAAAATGTAATAGATTTTTCAATTAGATATACTATTTGTTTTGTAGGATCAGCTTACTAAATAACATAtctttttatgtatatttatttgaCGCCTGAAGTCGATGAACGAACAACTCCATTTCTCTTTAGTTGTATTTACTTGGTATTAGAATAAACATTGTCATCAGAATCACTTGTCTTCAAAAGTTATTTTCCCTCATAATACagtaatttcaaaatattaatcaCGTCCAAATGATTAAGACTTTCCAAGTTCAGAACCGAGTGAAACAGAACAATAATAAGATTGAAAAACTAAACAACATAAACACCAAaccacaaacaaataaaataacgaACTCaaaaatacacagaaacgaactacttgataacaactgctatattcctgacttgatacaggttattttaagaaaaatggtagtttgaacctggtttttagCTACAAAAATAATTTTCCGCTTATGAGGCAATgttccaaataaaggcaacagtagtataccgctgttcaaaattcataaatcgatagagaaaaaacaaatgcgggttacaaactaaaactgagggaaacgtatcaaatataagggaactacgacacaacaccgaaatgtatcACACCCAGAAACGatatataatgtaacaatggccattttcatgatttggtagagggcattttataaaacatggtgggttgaacctggttttgtggcataccaaacctcccgctttaatggcagtgttaataaTAACATTAAACTGACAACATTACAcaacagggttacaataaataaacagagaaatgggagaaaatatagaacagagaaacaaacaaataatagccatcaaaaggtaacaggttacaaaatatttttatacgccagacgcgcgctacgtccacacaaaactatgctcagatgtaaaaagtttgaaagccataacaactacaaagtttaAGATACAAACACTgctaaaatgaaaacattacaaaATGAAGCATGTAAAGAGAAAAGAGTCATTAAAAACTCAAGTGTTGGTGACTAAACATCGTTAATTGGACAAACTATCACTATTTATTACGAAAAGGgaaatgaatagaaaaaaataacccTAAACTCTATCAAGATATATCCTGAGCCCTCTGAATAGAACTAAAGCCTTATAGACATTCAGTTGAGAGCTGTTTTATCGTGTGCCTACAAAATACATCTTATTTCACAATTATCTTGCACACAATGCTCAAACTATGTATTTACTTCTATGCAGAAGTTGAAAACGATATGCTGCTGAGTCAGAACAGTCATTCACAAATGTGAGATCAGCAATCGTAATGAACATTAATGTACGAAAGACCTTCATCACAATCAACATTCAAATCCACCACAGTTAGGCAGATTTCAATCGATTACCATTATGACCACAACAATACTTGGTCTCCAGAGGAAAGAACCAAACAGGAAAATTTCAAGCCAGGACAGCAAATGCGATCTCTTTGAAAACGTGTATTTGAAATATCCTATATCCTGAGTCCTAACCACAGTAGCTAGAATGTTAAATAGTTCTATTTTTGATGAATACATACTCAATACGAGAAACTTTTTTCCCTAAGGCTATTTTCTAATTCCTGTCCAATTCTCGCGAGTAAGGTTAgacaaatttattaaataaaggaAGGTAATTCAGAATAAACAGGTGGATGCTACTTGTGGTGCAGTTTTTCTacgttgtgttttgtata carries:
- the LOC139519575 gene encoding uncharacterized protein isoform X1, with protein sequence MIADHLYVPLISSRDRTPVRMNTFITVLLVSVAFANAVPRYGGGKGVGGSTIGSIDGSIGGNVGGGFGSGLSSSLRGAFSGNLGGGIGSGIGGVDVSNSLNAALSGNLGGGLGGGFGGSGLSSSLNAALNGNLAGGIGGGLGGSGISNSLAGALSGNLGGSLGGGLGGSRLSSSLNAALSGNLVGSLGSGIGGSGISGSLAGALSGNLGGGISGVGAGRSISISISAYLRLISYISALQQTISANTLAASLSGGISGGISGGIGGGVGAGLTGGAGSNFAGQFDGGFAGSVGRSGSGTGVGSSGFGGQFGSGFSAQSGNIGGMGGAGGLSGGLSGGLSGGGISGGLGGGIGGGAGGISSASLQAALQGSVSSGQFDGGFSGSVGRSGSGTGVGSSGFGGQFGSGFSAQSGNIGGMGGAGGLSGGLSGGLSGGGISGGLGGGIGGSAGGISSASLQAALQGSVSSGFGGRSVGKGSAY
- the LOC139519575 gene encoding uncharacterized protein isoform X3 yields the protein MIADHLYVPLISSRDRTPVRMNTFITVLLVSVAFANAVPRYGGGKGVGGSTIGSIDGSIGGNVGGGFGSGLSSSLRGAFSGNLGGGIGSGIGGVDVSNSLNAALSGNLGGGLGGGFGGSGLSSSLNAALNGNLAGGIGGGLGGSGISNSLAGALSGNLGGSLGGGLGGSRLSSSLNAALSGNLVGSLGSGIGGSGISGSLAGALSGNLGGGISGVGAGRSISISISAYLRLISYISALQQTISANTLAASLSGGISGGISGGIGGGVGAGLTGGAGSNFAGQFDGGFAGSVGRSGSGTGVGSSGFGGQFGSGFSAQSGNIGGMGGAGGLSGGLSGGLSGGGISGGLGGGIGGGAGGISSASLQAALQGSVSSGQFDGGFSGSVGRSGSGTGVGSSGFGGQFGSGFSAQSGNIGGMGGAGGLSGGLSGGLSGGGISGGLGGGIGGSAGGISSASLQAALQGSVSSGFGGRSVGKGSAY
- the LOC139519575 gene encoding uncharacterized protein isoform X2, with translation MIADHLYVPLISSRDRTPVRMNTFITVLLVSVAFANAVPRYGGGKGVGGSTIGSIDGSIGGNVGGGFGSGLSSSLRGAFSGNLGGGIGSGIGGVDVSNSLNAALSGNLGGGLGGGFGGSGLSSSLNAALNGNLAGGIGGGLGGSGISNSLAGALSGNLGGSLGGGLGGSRLSSSLNAALSGNLVGSLGSGIGGSGISGSLAGALSGNLGGGISGVGAGRSISISISAYLRLISYISALQQTISANTLAASLSGGISGGISGGIGGGVGAGLTGGAGSNFAGQFDGGFAGSVGRSGSGTGVGSSGFGGQFGSGFSAQSGNIGGMGGAGGLSGGLSGGLSGGGISGGLGGGIGGGAGGISSASLQAALQGSVSSGQFDGGFSGSVGRSGSGTGVGSSGFGGQFGSGFSAQSGNIGGMGGAGGLSGGLSGGLSGGGISGGLGGGIGGSAGGISSASLQAALQGSVSSGFGGRSVGKGSAY